TATGCACGATCAGATTTCTAATCTCGATAAAGTGATGAATCTCAACTTGAGGTAGTGGAGCATGGCTCTGATGCAATCCAACATGAAAGGTGTGTTGGAAGGCCTCGACAAGCGCCGGATACGATCTGCTGATTAAATTTCGTGTAGCTTTCTCGATCAAATACTGTCTAATTTTCTCTATGCTTCCTATCTCAAGTATTTGCCGCGTGGTTAGTTGAAGCTCATCAATAGCCAGTAAGGAGGTATTCGCGAAATACACCTCACTGACAAGTTCAGAGATAAATATTTCAAAATGACTTGCTAGTTGAACAATGGAAGATTCATATAGCCTTGAAGGTATGTCTCCTCGGAGTTTATCCCACTCTCTCTTATCAAATTCAATCGTAGGAGCTTTCGGTGTTTTTCGAAATTTGGCAGGCAGTTCGGGTGAACTCACACCGGATGGATGTCTCGCATTAAATGATTTGTCTAAGATTACCAATAACTCTCCAACATAATCTAATAGGGCATCAACCCTAATATGGAAGTCCACTAATGCATCGCTGCGGACATCGGGTATAACGCTTTTGTACGGAAGGTGAACCTTGATTTCTGAATGAACCCTAATTATTACAAGATTTTTAGTAAACGCAGGATGGCTTAGGTCTTCTCCTAAGTATCCTGCTGTATCCGAATAATCTCCTCAATAACTTCTTCGGCCCCTCAATTCGCAAGCTTCTCAATAATTCGCTGCCGGGCAACTTTCACGAACTTTTCAAGTAGATGGTGCTTTCCCTGCCAAAATACAGCCTGTAGCCGCTACTTCTCAGCCACCGCCCACAAATACTGCTCAGTTTGTGCGAAGTTTTGAGACTCCTCATCCTCACACTCAGGACTCTTTATCCGTTGGCCCGGGGTTCAATCCCCCCTGAGGCCACGCCTGTTCTTCCATCGGGATGATCCCGGTTCCACGGAGAACATCGACTTGTGGCCTCTTCTCCAAACTCCCACAATCAGCCGATACGAATCACACCTAGAGCCGGATGCGGAATCGGATATCGGAGGCATGGCGGGGCCACTAGCGCAGTGGCGAAATCTCCAGCCGGTCGCCAGGCTTGACACCATTGGCGGCGGCAAAATCGCCCTGATTAAGGGCCATTTCCAGGTAGCCGCTGCTGCCAAACACCATCAACGCCTCGCCCAGTGCCACGTCAGCATAGGTGCCCGCCAGGGGCATCCGCAGTTCCCGTCCCGCCAGTAGGAGGCGATAATCTCCGCGCCGGGGCCAACCGGTAGCCGTCAGGGTATCGGCCAGGATATTCGTGATGGCATTGCCGTACCCATCCACCGTGCGTATGCGCCCCACCAGCACGTCGCCCTCCCAGTGGCCGTAGGCCGGTTGCGTGAGCCGGAGGTCGTCAATGGTGGGGCCCACTTCCGCCAGTGCCACGCCCGCCGCCAGATGCCCCGCTACCGGTCCGAAGATCTCCCGCCCATGGAAGGTCCTGCTGCCGGCAGCCGCACCCCCGCGCATGAGCGCCTCATTGCTGATCAGCCGCGCCTCGGCCAGACCGAAGGCCGCAATCACTTCCGAAAGAACCCCGTTGTCCGGTGCCACGTGGAGGTGCCCGTTGTTCAGACGTACGGCCACGGGCCGCCGGGGCGTCCCGACACCGGGGTCCACGACCGTCAGAAAAACGGTCCGGGGCGGAAAGGCCTCGCTGGCCTGCCAGAGCGTATAGGCGGCCTGGGAGATATCATATTTGGGCACCTGGTGGCTGATGGTCACCAGCCTGGCGGCGGGGTTCACCGACAGGATGGCCCCCTGCAGTGCACCCACATAGAAGTCACTTGCTCCGAAATCTGTGGTCAGCGCGATGACCGGTTGAGTTGGCCGCTGGCACCCCGCGATACAGAGTAGGAAGGTTGCAGCCAACCGCAGGCGGCGGTCACGCGTTCGGCGGGCAGGTAGCATGATTCAAGGTTTGACCGGAAATTGCGACAGGTCCATACCCAAGTTTAAGCCCAGCGCGTCGCAATTATTGGTTGAATTCCCCCTTGTGGGGGAGTAATCTAGCCGTCCGGATGGGGTCAGTCCGCAGAATATCAAGGTGAGCTACGGCAACGTATATACAAGACTGATTGATGGAGCTGTCGTCATTCTGGACGGCGGCATGGGGTCTGAAGTGCTCCGGCGCGGCGTGCGTTGGCGGCAGCACGGCATCGAAGACGCGCCAGGGGTCATCGAGGAAATCCACCGAGACTATCTCGCCGCCGGTGCCGATGTTATCACGTCGCACACCTTCAATCTCACCCGCAGAAATTTCGTCAACTTTTTTCGTGACCGGGAGCATATGGCGGAAATCGGAGCGGCTGGGCTGGAGGACCGGGCCCAGGAGCTCTGCGGGCAGGCCGTCGACCTGGCACGGCGAGCCATGCGGAGCGCAGGGAAGAGGGAGTCCGTGGCCCTGGCCGGCTCCATCTCTTCGCTTCAGCACCCGTTCCGTCCCGACCTGGCCCCCGATGGTGACGCCTGCAGTGCCCAGCACGGTGAATGGGCACAAGTTCTCGCTGGGTTCGGCGTGGATATCATATTCTTCGAGGCGATGAACAACGCCACCGAACTGATGGCGGCCGTGGGGGCGGGAGTGCAAACCGGACTGCCTGTTTGGGTAAGCCTCATACCCGACCGGGGCGGCAGGCTGCTGAGCGGAGAATCGTTGCGGGAGGCGGGGCAAGCTGCCAGAAGCCAGGGGGCCGCCGCCGTCCTGCTGTCAATGGCGCCCGTGGAGCGGGTCACCGAGACGCTTCCGGCGATCCTGAACGGCGGGCCAGCCGGCGCGCAGGCCATGATCGGGAAGTATGATCCCCCCAGTTGGAAGCCCGACTTTTACCCCCGATTTATCGGCACCGAAGAGACTTCTCCCCGGCGCTACGCTGAGGCGGCGCGCCAGTGGCGGCAAGCGGGGGCGGCCATTCTGGGGGGCTCCAGCGGCACGACACCCGAGCATATCGCAGCCCTGAAAGAGGTTTTGGCCTAGCCCATGCACTACCCCGACCTGAAGCGGCGGCTGGACGGCAAGGAGACGGTCTATCTCGATGGCGGCATCGGGACCGAAATCCTCCGGCGGGGCTATACCTGGGCCAGCCACCAGCTCGAAAGCGAGCCGCAGCTCAACCTGGAGATCCACCGGGATTACATCGCGGCCGGTGCTGACGTGATCACCACCAACACCTTTCAGCTGAGCAGGCGCAGTTTCCGCAACCATTTTGCCAACGAGCAACACATGCTGTCCACGGGCGCCCCCGGACTGGTAGACCGCGTCGCAGCCCTGGTCAGCGATGCGGTGACCCTGGCCGCAGAGGCGCGCGAGATGGCCGGGCGCAAGGACGTGGCCATTGCGGCGTCCATCACGACTCTGGAGTGGTGCTTTCGCCCGGACCGGACCCCTGACCCCGAGCAGATGCACGCTGAGTATCTCGAGGAGCTCAGCGACTACAAGTCGGCCGGCGCAGATATGCTCCTGTTTGAGACCTTCAACTCCACGGCGGAGGCCAAAGTGGCCTTGCAGGCAGCGGGGGAAATCGGGTTGCCGGCGTGGGTGGCCTTGGTCCCCTATGGCGACGGCAAGTTGCTGGGTGGCGAGAGCATGAACCAGGTGGTGGAGGCGCTCGCTTCAAACCCCCCCGATGTGCTGTTGCTGAACTGCGCGCCGCCGGAGCACATAACGGCGGGTCTCGAAAATCTAGCGCCCCTGTGGGACGGCCCGCTGGGGGTCTACGCCCATGTGGGCAAGTTCAATCCACCGGAGTGGCAGTTCACCGACGAATTTCCTCCCGAGGCCTATCTGGCCGTCTGCCGCCGCTGGCATGAG
The nucleotide sequence above comes from Candidatus Neomarinimicrobiota bacterium. Encoded proteins:
- a CDS encoding SAM-dependent chlorinase/fluorinase, giving the protein MLPARRTRDRRLRLAATFLLCIAGCQRPTQPVIALTTDFGASDFYVGALQGAILSVNPAARLVTISHQVPKYDISQAAYTLWQASEAFPPRTVFLTVVDPGVGTPRRPVAVRLNNGHLHVAPDNGVLSEVIAAFGLAEARLISNEALMRGGAAAGSRTFHGREIFGPVAGHLAAGVALAEVGPTIDDLRLTQPAYGHWEGDVLVGRIRTVDGYGNAITNILADTLTATGWPRRGDYRLLLAGRELRMPLAGTYADVALGEALMVFGSSGYLEMALNQGDFAAANGVKPGDRLEISPLR
- a CDS encoding homocysteine S-methyltransferase family protein — protein: MSYGNVYTRLIDGAVVILDGGMGSEVLRRGVRWRQHGIEDAPGVIEEIHRDYLAAGADVITSHTFNLTRRNFVNFFRDREHMAEIGAAGLEDRAQELCGQAVDLARRAMRSAGKRESVALAGSISSLQHPFRPDLAPDGDACSAQHGEWAQVLAGFGVDIIFFEAMNNATELMAAVGAGVQTGLPVWVSLIPDRGGRLLSGESLREAGQAARSQGAAAVLLSMAPVERVTETLPAILNGGPAGAQAMIGKYDPPSWKPDFYPRFIGTEETSPRRYAEAARQWRQAGAAILGGSSGTTPEHIAALKEVLA
- a CDS encoding homocysteine S-methyltransferase family protein, with the translated sequence MHYPDLKRRLDGKETVYLDGGIGTEILRRGYTWASHQLESEPQLNLEIHRDYIAAGADVITTNTFQLSRRSFRNHFANEQHMLSTGAPGLVDRVAALVSDAVTLAAEAREMAGRKDVAIAASITTLEWCFRPDRTPDPEQMHAEYLEELSDYKSAGADMLLFETFNSTAEAKVALQAAGEIGLPAWVALVPYGDGKLLGGESMNQVVEALASNPPDVLLLNCAPPEHITAGLENLAPLWDGPLGVYAHVGKFNPPEWQFTDEFPPEAYLAVCRRWHELGATVIGGCCGTTPDHIAALTAAALS